Within Roseisolibacter agri, the genomic segment CGGCGAGCGGCTGGCCGCCGCGCTGGCCCGCGCGCGCGTCGAGGCGACCGACATCCTCCGCAACATCCGCAGCGGGATCGTGACCGTGGACGCGCAGGGGCGGCTGCTCTTCGCCAACCCCGCCGCGTCCGCGCTGCTGCAGTTGGACCTCGCGTCCCGACTCGGTCGGCCCGTCCTCGACGACATCGGCCGCGTCGCGCCGGTGCTCGCGGACGTGCTGTTCCGCGCCGCGGCGCGCGGGGAGCGCACCACGCGGGCCGAGGGCGACATCCGCGCGGGCGAGTTCACGGCGCTCATCGGCGTGACGACGACGGTGTCGGACGGATCCACCGCGGCCGGCGTCGCCGGTGCCCCACAGGCGTCCGGCACCGGCACGGCCATCTTCTCCGACATCACGCAGAGCAAGCGCGTGGAGGCGCTGCACCTGCGCGCGCAGCGGCTGGAGGCGGTGGCGGAGCTGAGCGCGTCGCTGGCGCACGAGATCAAGAACCCGCTCGCGTCCATCCGCAGTGCCGTCGAGCAGCTGGCGCGCCTCTCGACGCGCGGCATCGAGGGCACGCTCGATCAGGAGGACGCGGACGACGTCCGCACGCTGTCGGGGCTCACGGTGCGCGAGAGCGACCGCCTGAGCCGCCTGCTGTCGGAGTTCCTCGACTTCGCGCGCGCCCGCGTGACGCGCGTCGAGCGCGTGGACGCCGGCGCGGTGGCGCGCGAGGCGGGCCGGCTGGCGGCCGCGCATCCGGCGGCGGAGCACGTGCGCGTGCACGTCGCGGTGCCCGACGACACGCCCGCGATCGACGGCGATCCCGAACTGCTGCACCGCGCGCTCTTCAACCTGGCGCTGAACGCGGTGCAGGCGACGGCCGCGGCGCATCCGCAGGGCGGGGGACGCGTGCGGCTGGAGGTGCAGGCCCCCGACCCGGAGGAGCTGCCCGGCGGCCTCTCGTTCCCCGACGGCGCGGTCGCGCTCCACGTCTCCGACGACGGCGGCGGCATCGCGCCCGAGCTCCTCGACCGCCTGTTCGACCCGTTCTTCACGACGCGCCGCGACGGCAGCGGGCTGGGACTCGCGGTCGTCCAGCGCGCCGTGGAGTCGCACCGCGGCGTGGTGCTGGTGGAGGGGGGCGGCGACGGAACCGGCGCGCGATTCACGATCCTGCTGCCCCGGGCCACGGCGCACGCCGAGCCCACGCTCGGAGACAGCCGCCCGTACATGCCCACGCCCGCCGTGGCCCATCGCGCGGTCGCATGAGCTCTTTGGCGCGGGCGGATTCAAGCCCGGGCGTTCTCTGTCGCGCCCGCGCGGCGGTCGTGGGGTGCCCGCCGGCTCCGGGCGTCGCCGGACGCTGCGGAGCCCCGATCGCGCGTCGCGCATCGGGTCTCCTTGCTGGCGACGCAGCGTCGCTCGGCGATCACCCCACGACCGCCGCGCGCGTGCATCGCCGCGGCATCGAGGCGATAGCCAGTGCGCCGCGATCACGCAGGGGGCGCGAAGGGGCGACGGCGGGCACAGGCGACCTCCGATCGCAGCAAGGAGACGCGCGCACTCCGTGCGCGGCGGCTCCGCAGCGGCCGCGATCGGCGGGAGCCGACGCCCGCCGTCACCCCGCCGCGCCGGCGCGACCCACCACGCCCGCGCACGAACACGCACTGAGAGTATTCAGCACGCGCGCCACCGAGGCCACGTCATGAGCACCGCCGTCCGACCCACCGTCCTCGTCGTCGACGACGAGACGTCGATCCTCGACTCCGTCCGGATCCTCCTCAAGACCGAGGGCTTCACGCCCCACGTCGCGCACGGAGGAAGGGCGGGGCTCGAGGCGCTGGCCACCATGCGCCCGGACATCGTCGTCTCCGACGTCCGCATGCCCGGCGTCGACGGGCTGCAGCTGCTCGCGGCAGCGCACGCGCAGGACCCCACGCTCCCCGTCGTCCTGATGACCGCGCAGGCGACGCTGCAGAGCGCCATCCAGGCGGTGAACGACGGCGCGTTCTACTACCTCCAGAAGCCGTTCCGCAACGACGAGCTGGTGGCGATCGTGCGCCGCGCGGCGGAGACGCGCACGCTGCGCGTCGAGAACCAGCGGCTGACGCAGGAGATCAAGCGGCGCGACCGCACCGGCGTCGTCCCGCCCGCGGGTGCGGCGCGTGCATGGCGCGAGGCGCTGCGCATGGCCGAGACGGTGGCGCCCACGGACAGCACGGTGCTCGTCACCGGTGAGAGCGGCACGGGCAAGGAGGTCGTCGCGCGCTGGATCCACGAGCAGTCGGCGCGCACGGACGCGACGTTCGCGTCCATCAACTGCGGCGCGCTCCCCGAGTCGCTGCTCGAGTCGGAGCTGTTCGGCCACACCAAGGGCTCGTTCACCGGCGCGGTGAAGGACAAGCAGGGCCTCTTCCAGGCGGCCGGGGGCGGGACGTTCTTCCTCGACGAGATCGGCGAGACGACGCCCGCGACGCAGGTGAAGCTCCTGCGCGTGCTGCAGCAGCGCGAGGTGATCCCGGTCGGCGCCACGGAGCCGGTGCCGATCGACGTCCGACTCGTGGCGGCCACCAACCGCGACCTCGAGGAGGAGGTGCGGCGCGGGACGTTCCGCGGAGACCTGTACTACCGGCTCAACGTCATCGCCATCCACCTGCCGCCGCTGCGCGAGCGGCGCGACGACATCCCGCTGCTCGCCGACTCGTTCCTGCGGCGCGCGGCGCAGCTGCGCGGCGAGGAGGCGAAGACGCTGGCGCCGGGCGCGCTGGACGAGATGGTCGCCTACCAGTGGCCCGGCAACGTGCGCGAGCTGGAGAACGCGATGGAGCGCGCGGTGATCCTGACGCCGGGCGACGTCATCCCCGCGACCGCGCTTCCCGAGAAGATCACCGCCCGCAAGGTGGAGCCGCTGGTGGCCGAGCGGACGCCGGCGTCGCCGACGCTGGAGGCGATCGAGCGCGCGTACGTCACGTGGGTGCTGCAGAACGAGGGCGGCAACAAGTCGCGCGCGGCCGAGGTGCTGGGGATCGATCCGTCGACGCTCTATCGGAAGCTGGCGCGGTACGGCGTGGAGGCCTGAGCGGCGGCTGCGGGCGGCGGGCTGCGTGCCTCGTGAACGGCCTCGGGACGCTTCGGCGTGCCGGGGCCGTTCGGCCTTTGGAGAGGATGCGGATGCTTCGGATGACTCGGATGCTGCGGATCGCTCCGCTCGGTGCATCGAGCGTCGCCGCCACGCGGAGCGATCCGAATGATCCGTTCCCATCCGCAGCATCCGCATCCTCCCCAAACGGGGACAGGTCCAGCACGACGGAGCACGGACGCAGCCCGGAGCTCGCGGCCCGCCGCCCGAGACGTCGTCACACCGCCGGCCATGATCGTTCTGGCGCGCGACACGGCCCGCGCGCGCACGTGCCACGAGGCAAGCCGCGGCGACGCCGAAATGCTCTCGCAAGCTGCATGGCGTCGTGCAAAAAGCGAGGCGCGGAACGCCGCACCGCCGTGCGGTGGAATGATGCAAGTGCTTGCGGGAGCGTGGCTTATCCTGGCGTGCCGGACGCGGCACGGCCGCTGCCCAATGCGACGGCGTGAATCGGTCGCGACATGCGGCACGACGCGCAGAACACCGCGAGTCAGGGCGCTCGCCGAGACCCGGACGACACTCAAGTCCGCGACGGGCGCCGCCGATATCACGACTCGGATCGACCACGCAGGACCACGCAGTACCGCCTCGCACCACCGTCCCCCCCAACACCGGAGTCGCGCGTCATGCGTACCAACAACCGCAAGGGCTTCTCGCTCATCGAGCTCCTGATCGTCGTCGTGATCATCGGCATCCTCGCCGCGATCGCGATCCCGAAGTTCGCGAACACGAAGGAGAAGGCGTACATCGCCCAGATGAAGTCCGACCTGAAGAACCTCGCCTCGGCGCAGGAGTCGTACTTCGCGGACAAGAACACGTACGCCAGCCTCGCCGACATCCAGCTCGCCCCGTACAGCTGGACGGTCTCGGGCGGCGCGCAGGTCACGCCGTCGGTCACGGGCGCCGCGGGCGGCTGGAGCGCCTCGCTGGTCGACAACCGCGTCACGAGCGTCGGCGCGACGAAGAACTGCGGCATCTACGCCGGTGGCGTCACTCCGCCGAACGCTGCGGTGACGGCCGAGGGCGTGGTCGCCTGCTGGTAAGCTTCGGCTGACGCAGCACCCGCTCGACGCGCATGGGGCGGTCTCCTCCGGGAGGCCGCCCCATCGCGCATTCGGGCCTCGCGACTGGGCCCCCGATTGCGAACCGGCCCGGTCGGTCGTCCATTGCGCGGCGCCATGACGACCGCCTCCCGACCAGCTCCGGTCCCCCCGACCGATCCCGGCACCGACGCCTCCGAGCGCGCGGTGCCGCGCGCGCGTCTGGCCCTGCGGGCCGCGGGCGTCGCGGGCGCGATCGGGCTGGGCGTCGCCGTGGCCGGCGTGGTGGCCGTGCGCGCGGACGCCGCACCCGTGGCGATCGCGCTCGGTGGCGCCGCGGTGTGTGCGCTCGCGGCCTGGCTCTGGGTGCGGCGCCACGTCGAGCGCCCGCTCGCCCGCGTGGCCGTCGACGGCACGCCCGACGCCGACGTCGAGGCGCTCGCCGCGCGCACGCGCGCGCTCGCCGACCGGATGCGCGCGGGCGAGGCCCAGCGCGCGCGCGCCGAGAAGCTGGCGACCGTGGGGCGCATGGCGGCGGGGATCGCGCACGAGGTGGGCAACCCGCTGGCCGCCATCAACGGCTACGCCCACGTGCTGCGCGCGCGCACGGCCTCGCAGCCCGAGCTGGCGCCGGTGCTCGACGCGCTGGAGCGCGAGAGCGCGCGCATCGACCGCATCGTGCGCGGGCTGCTCGACTTCGCCCGTCCGCGCCGCATCACGCCGGCGATGGTGAGCGTCAACGGCGTGCTCGAGGGCGCGGTGGCGCTGCTGCGCGACCAGGGCGTGCTGCGCCGCCTCACCGTGCAGGCCGAGCTGGCCGACCCGACGCCCGCGGTGTTCGCGGAGCGGCACGAGCTCGAGCAGGTGATCGTCAACCTGCTGCTGAACGCCGCCGACGCGATGGACGGCGGGCCGGGCACCATCGCGCTCGTGTCGCGCGAGGTCGCGGTCGACGAGCTGGGACGCGAGGCGCGCCGGCGCGCGGGCGACGCGCCCGACACGATCGCGCCGCCGCGCCGCAACCGCCGCGTGACCGAGTGGCTCTCCGACGGCGGGCGCGCGCCGCGCGCGGTGGCGCAGATCGTCGTCGCCGACTCCGGCCCCGGCATCGCGCCCGAGGACTGGGAGCGCGTGTTCGATCCCTTCTACTCGACGAAGGACGCAGGGAAGGGGACCGGCCTGGGGCTCGCGATCGTCGCCCGCACGGTGGACCAGCTGGGTGGCGCGGTGTGGGTGCAGCGCGCGCGCGAGGGCGGCGCGGCGTTCGTGATCGTGCTCCCACTGGCCGATTCCCTCGCGCCGACGGGGATGGCCGCCGTCTCGGCCGACGCCGGCGAGGAGCAGCTCGACCTCCTGCTGCGGCGATAGGCGCGCGAAGCGCCCGGTGCGGCGCCATGCGCCGCCGCGCGCTCGCGTGATGCGTGGTCGCGAGCCGCCCGGGCGTACCGTGCGCCCATGCGATCGCGCACCGCCACGACCCCGTCACGCCTCCCGCGCGGCGACACCATCGTCGAGGCGCTCGTCGCGCTCCTGCTGCTCGCGACCGGCGCGCTGGCGCTGATCGGGCACACGGCGACGCTCACGCGCGACGAGCGTCGCGCGGCCGCGCGTCATCACGCCGCCGCGCTGCTGGAGGCGCGCGCGGCGGAGTGGGCCGGTGCGCCGTGCGCGGACGGCGCGGGCGCGCGCACCGTGGACGGCCTCGCGGAGTCGTGGACCGCGTCGCGCGACGCGGACTCGCTCGCGATCCTGGTGGACTCGCTGCGCGCCGCGGACGATCGGGGCGGCGTGCGCGCGGGGCTGGTGGCGGTGCGCGGGTGCGCGCCATGATCTCAACGACCGGAGTGCGACGCTCGCCGCGTGCGCGCGCCGGCACCTCGCTGCCCGCCGTGCTGATCGGCGTCACGCTGTCGACGCTCGCGGTGGCGCTGCTCGGGCGCGCGATGGTGGACCTGCTGCGTCACGCGCACCGCCTGCACGCGCGCGAGCAGGCGCGCGCGCAGCTCGGCCAGGCCGCGGGCGTGCTGGCCGCGGAGCTGCGCGGCGCGACCGCCCTGCCGTCGCCCACCGACGTCGCCGATCTCCTGCTCGTCGCCGACACCGCCGTCGAGGTGCGCGCGCCCGTCGGCGGCGGCGTGGCCTGCGCCACCGGCGGCGACTATGTCGAGGTGCTGGAGTCCGTCGCCACCGGCGCGCCGGCGGTCGGCTGGTGGAGCGACGCGCCCGAGGCGGGCGACGTCGTCCACGTGCACGACGAGGGCGCGCAGCCCACCGTGCGCGACGACGCGTGGCACGCGCGCGACCTCGTGGCCGTCGAGCATTCCGCGACCGCGTGCGCCACCGGCCCGTTCGCGCCGTGGCGCGCGGCGGGCGCGCAGCTGCGGCTCCGCCTCGCGGGCGCCGCGCTGCCGGCGACGGTGAGCGCGGGCGCGCCGGTGCGCGTGACGCGGCGACGCCGCTACGTGCACTACCGCGCCGGCGACGGCACCTGGCAGCTGGGACAACGCGAATGGTCCGCCGCACTCGGCGCGCTGCAGCCGGTCGCGGGGCCGCTCGCCTCGCGCAGCGCGCAGGCGCCGGGGCTCTCGGTCGTCGCGCGCGACGCCGGCCGCCTCGACGTCGTCGCGCGCGTCGAGCTCGCGTTCCCGGGCGCACGCTGGCGCGACTCCGCGGTGGTGCGCGCGCCGCTCGACACGGGACGCGCGCCATGAGCGGTCACGGGTCGTCCCGTCCGAGGCACGTCACGCGGCGCGGCACCGCGCTGCCGCTCGCGCTCGTGCTGCTGACCGTCGGCGCGGTGCTCGCGACCGCCGGGGAGGCGACGATGCGCGACGGCGTGCGCGCCAGCCGGGCATCGGTCGCGGCGCTGCAGGCGCGTGCGACGTCCGAGGCGGCCGTCGCGTGGGCGCAGCGCCACTGGAGCCCGGGCTGGGTGCTCGCGCTACGGCCCGGCGGCACGCGGCGCGTGAGCGTCACGACCGCCGCCGGCACCGCGACCCTCGACGTCGTGCGGCTCGACGTGCACCGCTACCTGCTCGTTGCGGAGTCGCGCGTCGCCACCGGCGTCGTGGGGGCGGGATCGCTCGCCGTCCGACGTGCGGGCGCGTTCGTGCGGCTGTCGCGCGTCTGGATCGCGCCGCCGGCGGCGCTCACCTCCGGCGGCGCGGTGGTCGCGGCCGCGGGCGCGGTGCTGCGCGGCGGCGACGTCGCGCCGGCCGGCTGGGACTGCCCGCCGCCGCTCCCGGTCCCCGCCGATCTCGCGATCGGCGCCGACGCCGATTCCGTCGGCGTCGCGCCGGACGTGCCGGCCGCGCACCGCGTCCTCGTCACGCCGGCCGCGCGCGACGACGCGACCTTCGACGTCTACGGTGATCAGTCGTGGGACGCGCTGGTGCAGCGCGCCGACGTCGTCGTCCCCTCGGGCACGGATGTCTCGCCGCTCCCGCGCGAGGCCGGCGGCGCGTGCGTCGTCGACGTCGGCAGCTGGGGCGAGCCGCGACGCGGGGCGGGCGCGTCGGCCGCGTGCACGGAGGTCGCACCGGTCGTCCACGTGCGTGGCGCAGAGGTCACGCGCCTGCGCGGTCCCGCGCGCATGCAGGGCATTCTGCTCGTCGACGGCGACCTCGAAGTGGAGGGCGACGTCGCCATCACCGGCGTCGTCATCGTGCGCGGCGCGCTGCGCGCTCCGAATGCGTCGATGCGCGTGACGGGCGCGCTGCTCGTGCGTCAGCGCGCGGCCGCGACGGGTGCTGCGCACGCCGTCGTGCTGGGCCCCGCGAGCGTCGTCGAATCCTCGTCCTGCGCGGTCACGACCGTCACGCTGGTGGCCTCGCGCGTCATGTCCCTAGGCAGGCGGGGAGGGGTCACCGTCACACGGTAGGCCAGGAGGTGACGGATCGCACGCCTCAGCCGTTACCCCCGGTGCGCCCCGTTCGTGTTGAGCGCGTGAAGCGGCCGACGTGCATCGGCGGCGCGCGATCACCCTGCAAATCCTCACCGCTCACCCGCTCATGCGCATCTTCGGTCGGAGCAAGCAGACCGTCGGTCTCGACATCGGATCCGGCCTCGTGAAGGCCACCGTCGTCGACCACTCGGGCGCCGTGCCGGAGCTGACGCGCGTCGTCGTCACGCCGCTGGCGGACGACGCGATCGTCGAGGGCGAGGTGATGGACCCGGCGCTCGTCGCCGACGCGGTGCGCGAGACGCTCGCCGCCGCCGCCGACCAGGCCAAGAACGTCGTCGTCGCCATCGGCGGCCGCGACGTCATCGTCAAGCGCATCCGCATGGAGCGCGTGAAGGAGGCCGCCGCGCGGGAGCTGATTCGCTGGGAGGCGGAGCAGCACGTCCCGTTCGACATGGACTCCGTGCAGCTCGACTTCCAGATCCTCGATCCCGCCGGCGACGCGCCCGAGATGAGCGTGCTGCTCGTCGCGGCCAAGCGCGAGCTGGTCGAGGCGAAGGTCCGCCTGCTCGAGGATGCGGGCGCCAAGCCGCGCGTCGTCGACGTCGACGCCTTCGCGCTGCACAACGCCTTCGAGACCAGCTATCCCGACGCGCTCACCGGCGTCGTCGCGCTGGCGAACGTGGGCCACGAGGTCACCAACGTCAACATCCTCGAGGAGGGCGTGCCGGTGCTGACGCGCGACCTGGCCGCCGGCACGCGCCGCGTGCGCGAGGACCTGCAGCGCGAGCTCGGGCTGTCGGCGCGCGACGCGGAGCGCGTGCTGCAGGGGCATGGCGACGCCGGTGGCGCGGCCACCGCTGCACTCGGCGCCATCGTCGCGCGGCACGCGCAGGACGTCGCGGTCGGCGTCGAGCGCGCGGCCGCGTTCCTCGAGTCCGCGTCGCGCACGGCCGGTCCGCTCCGCGCGCTCTACCTGTGCGGCGGCGGCGCGCGCATCCCGGGCCTCGCCCAGGCGGTCGCGACCCAGCTCCGCGTCTCGGTCGAGGTGGCGCAGCCCCTCGGCGGCATCGCGGTGCGCGACGGCGCGTTCGACGGCCTCGACGCCGACGCCGTCGCCCCGCTGCTGATGCTCCCCCTCGGCCTCGCCCTGCGGAAGGTCGCGTGACCGCGCCGCGTCCCGCCCACTCCGGAGCCGCCCGATGATCATCGAGGTCAACCTCCTCCCCGGCCGCCAGGCCGCGCGCCGCGGCACGAGCCCCACGGTCGGGGCGCTCGTCGAGCGCGCGAAGCTCGCCGTCCGCGACCGCTACCTCGCCGCCGCC encodes:
- a CDS encoding type IV pilin protein; this encodes MRTNNRKGFSLIELLIVVVIIGILAAIAIPKFANTKEKAYIAQMKSDLKNLASAQESYFADKNTYASLADIQLAPYSWTVSGGAQVTPSVTGAAGGWSASLVDNRVTSVGATKNCGIYAGGVTPPNAAVTAEGVVACW
- a CDS encoding sensor histidine kinase; its protein translation is MTTASRPAPVPPTDPGTDASERAVPRARLALRAAGVAGAIGLGVAVAGVVAVRADAAPVAIALGGAAVCALAAWLWVRRHVERPLARVAVDGTPDADVEALAARTRALADRMRAGEAQRARAEKLATVGRMAAGIAHEVGNPLAAINGYAHVLRARTASQPELAPVLDALERESARIDRIVRGLLDFARPRRITPAMVSVNGVLEGAVALLRDQGVLRRLTVQAELADPTPAVFAERHELEQVIVNLLLNAADAMDGGPGTIALVSREVAVDELGREARRRAGDAPDTIAPPRRNRRVTEWLSDGGRAPRAVAQIVVADSGPGIAPEDWERVFDPFYSTKDAGKGTGLGLAIVARTVDQLGGAVWVQRAREGGAAFVIVLPLADSLAPTGMAAVSADAGEEQLDLLLRR
- a CDS encoding two-component system sensor histidine kinase NtrB, giving the protein MRQTPKSTDLTRQVTLEPRAVLRWAHAGRLVVVTALFLAAVFVWERAARDDTRIVAVAFALAAAWTAAAWWRVEVLRRRPGTPLMAAQSAIDLVLTTAVVHVTGGASSQFTPVYILVIAVAALLLPVGGGLATAVVAAALYGADVVWLRPGGTTLGLSLQACVFAIVALGAGYVGARLRQAGVGGERLAAALARARVEATDILRNIRSGIVTVDAQGRLLFANPAASALLQLDLASRLGRPVLDDIGRVAPVLADVLFRAAARGERTTRAEGDIRAGEFTALIGVTTTVSDGSTAAGVAGAPQASGTGTAIFSDITQSKRVEALHLRAQRLEAVAELSASLAHEIKNPLASIRSAVEQLARLSTRGIEGTLDQEDADDVRTLSGLTVRESDRLSRLLSEFLDFARARVTRVERVDAGAVAREAGRLAAAHPAAEHVRVHVAVPDDTPAIDGDPELLHRALFNLALNAVQATAAAHPQGGGRVRLEVQAPDPEELPGGLSFPDGAVALHVSDDGGGIAPELLDRLFDPFFTTRRDGSGLGLAVVQRAVESHRGVVLVEGGGDGTGARFTILLPRATAHAEPTLGDSRPYMPTPAVAHRAVA
- the pilM gene encoding type IV pilus assembly protein PilM; this encodes MRIFGRSKQTVGLDIGSGLVKATVVDHSGAVPELTRVVVTPLADDAIVEGEVMDPALVADAVRETLAAAADQAKNVVVAIGGRDVIVKRIRMERVKEAAARELIRWEAEQHVPFDMDSVQLDFQILDPAGDAPEMSVLLVAAKRELVEAKVRLLEDAGAKPRVVDVDAFALHNAFETSYPDALTGVVALANVGHEVTNVNILEEGVPVLTRDLAAGTRRVREDLQRELGLSARDAERVLQGHGDAGGAATAALGAIVARHAQDVAVGVERAAAFLESASRTAGPLRALYLCGGGARIPGLAQAVATQLRVSVEVAQPLGGIAVRDGAFDGLDADAVAPLLMLPLGLALRKVA
- a CDS encoding sigma-54-dependent transcriptional regulator, producing the protein MSTAVRPTVLVVDDETSILDSVRILLKTEGFTPHVAHGGRAGLEALATMRPDIVVSDVRMPGVDGLQLLAAAHAQDPTLPVVLMTAQATLQSAIQAVNDGAFYYLQKPFRNDELVAIVRRAAETRTLRVENQRLTQEIKRRDRTGVVPPAGAARAWREALRMAETVAPTDSTVLVTGESGTGKEVVARWIHEQSARTDATFASINCGALPESLLESELFGHTKGSFTGAVKDKQGLFQAAGGGTFFLDEIGETTPATQVKLLRVLQQREVIPVGATEPVPIDVRLVAATNRDLEEEVRRGTFRGDLYYRLNVIAIHLPPLRERRDDIPLLADSFLRRAAQLRGEEAKTLAPGALDEMVAYQWPGNVRELENAMERAVILTPGDVIPATALPEKITARKVEPLVAERTPASPTLEAIERAYVTWVLQNEGGNKSRAAEVLGIDPSTLYRKLARYGVEA
- a CDS encoding PulJ/GspJ family protein, which translates into the protein MRRSPRARAGTSLPAVLIGVTLSTLAVALLGRAMVDLLRHAHRLHAREQARAQLGQAAGVLAAELRGATALPSPTDVADLLLVADTAVEVRAPVGGGVACATGGDYVEVLESVATGAPAVGWWSDAPEAGDVVHVHDEGAQPTVRDDAWHARDLVAVEHSATACATGPFAPWRAAGAQLRLRLAGAALPATVSAGAPVRVTRRRRYVHYRAGDGTWQLGQREWSAALGALQPVAGPLASRSAQAPGLSVVARDAGRLDVVARVELAFPGARWRDSAVVRAPLDTGRAP